The Solirubrobacter pauli sequence GGACCGGCCATAGGCGCCGATCGGGCCGGTCGGGGCGTCCTCGGGGTAGGGCGAGGTCGCGTCTCCGGGGAAGACGTAGTCGGTCGAGACGTGGACGATGTGGGCGCCGACCTCGGCGGCCGCCGCGGCCAGGTGCCCGGCGCCGTCGCCGTTGATGCGCGTGGCGGCGTCCTCGTCGTCCTCGGCCGCGTCGACGTTCGTGTAGGCGGCGCAGTTGATCACCGCCGCGGGCCGCGTGTCGCCGATCGCGGCGCGGACGGCTTCGGCGTCGGTGATATCGAGCTCCGCGCGCGCGAAGGCGACGACGTCGTGCTGAGCGGCCGCGGCCGCCACGACGTCCGTGCCGAGCATGCCCGCGGCCCCGGTGACGAGTAGGCGCATGGCCGTCATGTGTAGCGAACCCCGTCCGCGGCACGCAGCGCGAGCGCCAGCTCGAATCGCGCCTCCGGGTCCTCCAGCCGCTCCCCGAACAGCTCGCGCAGCTGCTTGAGCCGGTACCGCACGGTCTGCGGGTGGACGTCGAGCTCGGCCGCCACCGCCTGGACCTGCCCGGGCCGGTCCAGCCACGCCCGCAGCGTCTCCACGAGCCGTTCGCGCGGCCCGCTGGCGAGCCCGTCGAGCGGTGCGAGCCGCGAGCGCGCGAGGTCCGCCGCGAGCGCCGGCTCCGCGGCCAGCAGCAGCGCGGGCAGATGCTCGACCGCGACGACGAGGTTGGGACAAGACTGCACCTTCGGGGAGGCGTCCGCCCCACACGCCGGGGGGGTGAGCCGCCCCGCCTCCGCCAGGCGGAACGCGGCCGCCGCGCGTCGCAGCGAGGTCGCCGCCTCCGGCCACGCGACCGACGGGCCGAGCGCGGCGAGGTCGCCGTTGAGCGCCGCCTCGAGCGCCTTGCGCCGGCCGGGGCCCTCCGGGTCGGGCAGCATCACGATCGCGATCCCGCCGACCGCGGCGCCGACCGCGCCGGGACCGATCCGTCGTGCCAGCCGCGCCGCGCGGCCGTCCAGCTCGTCCGTGCGCTCGGGCTCGGCGGCCTCGCCGGCCACGACCGCCGCGAGCAGGCGCGGCAAGGACCAGCCGGCGGCCTGCGCGGCCGTGCGCACGGTCTCCTCGGCGGCCGGCGGCTCCTGCGCCAGCAGCCGGACGAGCGCGCGGCGACGGCGCTGGGACTCGCCCGCCGCATCCGACTGGGCTTCGGCGAAGCCGGCCGCGCTCTCCGCGGAGATCTCGTCGATGTAGGCGAACATCGCCTCGCCGAGGTCGTAGAGGGCATCGGGCGCGAAGCCCGCCCGCGTGCCCGCTTCGACGAAGCGCCGCCAGGCGATCTTGGCGCCCACGCGGTACGCGGCGAGCAGCGCGTCCAGCGACCGGCCGGCGCGGTACTCGCCGGCACCGAGGCGCACGTACGTGTCACGCGCGCTTGACTCACTTTTCGGCGCCGCGCCACCGAGCACGTCGACGAAGCGGTTGAGCGCCACCTCCACGCCGAAGCGCACGACCTCGCCGAACCGGCCCTCCATCGCCCGGGCGTAATCCGGCACCTCGCTGACGATCGCGGCGATGATGTCGTTCGCGAGGTCGGGCAGCGTCGCACGGAGCGCGTCCGCCGATGGCGGGGTGAGCGTCGCCATTTGTCACGAGGCTACAAGAACGGCTCGCGGTAAGTGTTGCTACCGGCCAGGAACTTCGGGGTCCCTAACGGGTAGACCTACCGACCGTGTCAGCTAGCCACCGCGCCTTGAACCTGGCCGGGGTCGTGTTGCCGTTTCTCGGCGTGATCCTGGCGATCGTCCTCCTCTGGGACCAGCTCGTCGATTGGACGTCGCTGGGAATCCTGGCCTTCATGTACGTCGCGACGATCATGGGCGTGACGCTCGGCTTCCACCGGTTGTTCACGCACCGTTCGTTCGCGACCTACAAGCCGGTCGAGTACTTCCTCGCCGCGCTCGGCTCGGTCGCGGTCGAGGGCCCGGTCATGAACTGGGTCGCCGATCACCGCAAGCACCACGCCCACACCGACCAGGAGGGCGACCCGCACACGCCCCACGGCCACGGTGACGGGTTCAAGGGCGCGGTCAGCGGCCTCTGGTACGCGCACATGGGCTGGCTGTTCGACCACTCGGGCACGAGCGAGCACCAGAAGTACGCCCGCGACCTCTACGAGGACCGCGGCATGCACGTCATCCACAAGACGTTCCCGTTGTGGGTGGCGCTCGGGATCGCGTTCCCCGGGCTGCTCGGCCTGGTCTTCACGGGCACCTGGCGCGGCGCGTTCGAGGCGGCGCTGTGGGGCGGCCCGGTGCGGATCTTCCTCGTCCACCACGTGACGTGGTCGATCAACTCGGTGTGCCACTTCTTCGGCCGCCGGCGCTTCGAGGTCGACGACCACTCGACCAACGTCGCCTGGCTCTCGCTGCTGTCGATGGGCGAGTCCTGGCACCACAACCACCACACGTTCCCGCGCTCGGCCTTCCACGGCCTGCGCGGTTGGGAGCAGCGGCTGGACCCGACCGGCTGGGTGATCCGCGGCATGCGGCGCGTGAAGCTCGCCTGGAACGTGGTCGAGATCACGCCGGAACGCCAGCAGCAGAAGATGGCGGCGTAGCGCTCACATACTGGGCTGCCCCTGCGTATAGGGTCGGCCGATGTCGAAGCCGACCATCGTCCTGGTCCACGGAGCGTGGGCCGACGCCTCCAGCTGGAACCCCGTCGCCACCGAGCTGCAGAGCCAGGGCTTCACCGTCCTCGCGCCCACCAACCTGCTGCGCTCGGTCGCGATCGACGCGCCCTACATCAGCTCGTTCCTCGCCCAGCGCACCGAGGGCCCGGTCGTGCTCGTCGGCCACTCCTACGGCGGCTTCGTGATCGCGAACGCCGCGACGGAGAACGTCAAGTCGCTCGTCTTCGTGGACGCGTTCATCCCCGACGAGGGGGAGTTCGTCTTCCAGATCCTCGGCGGCTCGGGCTCGGCGTTCGACATCCCGGACCCGAGCGTCGTGTTCGACATCGGGGGCTACCCGGGCTCGCCGGAAGGCGACGCCGAGGCGTTCCTCAAGCCCGACACGGTCCACACGTCGTTCGCCCAGGACCTGCCGGAGGCCGACCGCTGGCTGATCGCGGCGGGTCAGCGCCCGATCACGCTCGCCGCCAACACCACGCCTTCCGGCCCGCCGGCGTGGAAGAACCTGCCGAGCTGGGCCGTGATCGGCACCGAGGACAAGGTCATCCCGCCCGCGACGCAGCGCTCGATGGCCGAGCGCGCGGGCGCGACGATCAGCGAGGCGCCGGGCTCGCACGTCTCGATGGTCTCCCACCCCCAGGTCACGATCGACGCGATCCTGGCGGCGGCGGCCTGAGCGGGGGAGTCTCGAAGGGGCGGCAGCCCCCTCGGGGTCAATCCTCGAGCACGTCGTCCAGGAGGCGGCGGAGGTCTTCCGCCGCGTCCTGGATCCGCTGCGCGAACTCGCGCCGGTCCTTGTCGGTGAGCTGGCGCTCACCGGCGAGCACTTCGGCGAACCCGGCGACGATCGTCAACGGCGTGCGCAGGTCGTGCCGGAGCCGGCGCCGGGACTCCGCGTCGAGGACGAGGTCCTCGTCGCTCACGAGCGCCCGGGCGACGAGATGAAGCCCTCGCGCAGGGCGATGGCGATGGCGTGGACGCGCGTGTTGGCCTCGAGCTTGTTCATGGCGTTGCGGATGTGCGTCTTGATCGTCTCAGGCGACAGGAACAGGTGCTCCGCCACCTGCTCGCCGGTCATGCCCTGGGCGAGCAGGTCCATGATCTCGCGCTCGCGCTTGGACAGCGACTTCTGCTTCTGGGTCGCGCGCTGGGAGAGGAGCGCGGGGTGCAGGCGCGGGTCGACGTACGTGCCGCCCTCGGCCACCGTGTGCAGCGCGGTGGTCAGCTCGGCCTGCGTGCCCTCCTTGAGCGCGTAGCCGCGCGCGCCGGAGTCCAGGCCGCTGATCAGCAGCTCGATGTCGCTGGAGCCGGTGTAGAGCACGACGCGCCGCTCGGGGTCGGCGTCGATCAGCTGGGCGGTGAGCTCGATCCCGGATTCCTCACCGAGCCGGATGTCTATGAGCGCGACGTCGGGATCGTGACCCTCGATCAGCCCACGGCCCTCGTGGGCGGTGCCGGCGGTGGCGACCACGTCGATCCCCGCGCGGTCGAGCAGCAGCTCGAGACCCTCGCGGAGGGCTTGGTGATCCTCGATCAGCACAAGGCGCAGAGGCATAGGTTTGGACGATGTGTCGGCAGGACCGGGCCGACGCTGAAGACCCGGAAATTCCGGGCGCTCCCTAGCTTACGTTTCGCCCGGCACTCTATGGTGTCGCAAGGTTTGGCGAAGGACACGGAAAAGCTCATCCGCCAGCTGTCGCTGATCTCGTATTTGATGGCGGAGCGGCGGCCGGTCACGGCCACGGAGATCAGGCGCGACGTGGAGGGCTACTCGGACATGACCGAGGACGCCTTCGCACGACGCTTCTACGCCGACCGGGCCGAGCTGGACGCGCTCGGAATCCACCTCAGTGTGGACAAGCCGGCGGACGGCTTCTCCGAGCAGGAGAACTACTCGCTCGCGCCCGAGGCCTTCCACCTGCCGCCGATCGCGTTCACCGACGCCGAGCGCGCCGCGCTCCAGGCCGCGTTGACGCTGCTCGACGGCGAGTTCGCGTACGCCGAGCCGCTGCGGCTCGCGCTCCAGCAGATCACGTGGGGGCGGCCGTCCCCGCTGGGCTCGGACTCGCGCCAGACGATCGGCCTCGGCATCACGGCGAGTGCCGGCGGTGGCGAGACGAGCGCGCGGCTGGCGAAGATCGACACCGCGATCTACCGCCGCAAGCGGATCGAGTTCGAGTACCACACGATGGGCCGGGACGCGACCGAGCAGCGCAAGGTCGACCCGTACCACCTGCTCTTCGAGGGCGGCCAGTTCTACCTCGTCGGG is a genomic window containing:
- a CDS encoding helix-turn-helix domain-containing protein, producing MATLTPPSADALRATLPDLANDIIAAIVSEVPDYARAMEGRFGEVVRFGVEVALNRFVDVLGGAAPKSESSARDTYVRLGAGEYRAGRSLDALLAAYRVGAKIAWRRFVEAGTRAGFAPDALYDLGEAMFAYIDEISAESAAGFAEAQSDAAGESQRRRRALVRLLAQEPPAAEETVRTAAQAAGWSLPRLLAAVVAGEAAEPERTDELDGRAARLARRIGPGAVGAAVGGIAIVMLPDPEGPGRRKALEAALNGDLAALGPSVAWPEAATSLRRAAAAFRLAEAGRLTPPACGADASPKVQSCPNLVVAVEHLPALLLAAEPALAADLARSRLAPLDGLASGPRERLVETLRAWLDRPGQVQAVAAELDVHPQTVRYRLKQLRELFGERLEDPEARFELALALRAADGVRYT
- a CDS encoding acyl-CoA desaturase, with the protein product MLPFLGVILAIVLLWDQLVDWTSLGILAFMYVATIMGVTLGFHRLFTHRSFATYKPVEYFLAALGSVAVEGPVMNWVADHRKHHAHTDQEGDPHTPHGHGDGFKGAVSGLWYAHMGWLFDHSGTSEHQKYARDLYEDRGMHVIHKTFPLWVALGIAFPGLLGLVFTGTWRGAFEAALWGGPVRIFLVHHVTWSINSVCHFFGRRRFEVDDHSTNVAWLSLLSMGESWHHNHHTFPRSAFHGLRGWEQRLDPTGWVIRGMRRVKLAWNVVEITPERQQQKMAA
- a CDS encoding alpha/beta fold hydrolase, whose amino-acid sequence is MSKPTIVLVHGAWADASSWNPVATELQSQGFTVLAPTNLLRSVAIDAPYISSFLAQRTEGPVVLVGHSYGGFVIANAATENVKSLVFVDAFIPDEGEFVFQILGGSGSAFDIPDPSVVFDIGGYPGSPEGDAEAFLKPDTVHTSFAQDLPEADRWLIAAGQRPITLAANTTPSGPPAWKNLPSWAVIGTEDKVIPPATQRSMAERAGATISEAPGSHVSMVSHPQVTIDAILAAAA
- a CDS encoding histidine kinase dimerization/phospho-acceptor domain-containing protein; this translates as MSDEDLVLDAESRRRLRHDLRTPLTIVAGFAEVLAGERQLTDKDRREFAQRIQDAAEDLRRLLDDVLED
- a CDS encoding response regulator, with translation MPLRLVLIEDHQALREGLELLLDRAGIDVVATAGTAHEGRGLIEGHDPDVALIDIRLGEESGIELTAQLIDADPERRVVLYTGSSDIELLISGLDSGARGYALKEGTQAELTTALHTVAEGGTYVDPRLHPALLSQRATQKQKSLSKREREIMDLLAQGMTGEQVAEHLFLSPETIKTHIRNAMNKLEANTRVHAIAIALREGFISSPGRS